GGGCCGTGAGAAGCTTCGGCGACGGCACTCCCTTTGAGGCCGCGTAGCCGCTCATCATCTCAAGCTTGCTGAAGTGATTGTACGCGTTCATGAGGTAGTACATGCCGACGATGATCCTGCCGATCAGGAACGCCGTATCCATGACCATCCCCCCCTTTTCTCCTGCTGCCTCGTTCTTCCACTGCCTCGCCTTCCCACTACCTCGCCGTGCCGTGGGCATCGGCCAGCGCCTGGTAGACCTCGGCGCTCACGTGGATACCGTCGTAGAAGCGCTCCAAGCTCAGGTTTTCGTTGGGGCCGTGGTTGCCCTCGTCGGCGTTGGCGTACGGCACGCCTATGTGATCCACTCCCAGCACCGTGGGCCAGACAGCATTGGGCAGGCTGCCGCCGGAGCACAGGTTTACGAACGGCTCGACTCCCCGCACCGCCCGGATCGCGCCCGCCACAACCGCCACCGCCGGGTGGTCGGGAGCGGTGCGGCTGGCTTCCATTGCTCCGAAACCACGGGCCAGCACCGCCACCCGGGGATCCACGCGGGCGACGTGCGCTTTCACCTTTTCGAAGATCTCTCCGGTCTTCTGGTCCACCACCAGCCGAACATCAATGCGGCACTCGGCCTTCGTGGGGATGATGGTCTTGGATCCCGGGCCCACATAGCCGCTCGCGAAGCCGCTGATGTTGAAGTAGGGCTCCAGCATGATCCGCTTCCAGTAGGTGGGGCCGTCCATGGGCAGGGTATCCAGACCCATCGTGGCGGCGAACGCCTGGGAATCGTACTCCATCCCGGCCAGGAGCCGCTCCTCCACCAGACCTACCGGTCTCACGTTATCGTAGAACCCCTCGATGAGCACGCGGCCCGCAGGATCCACCATGGTCGAGAGCAGGTGGGCCAGCATCCAGACAGGGTTGGGTGCTACTCCGCCCTTGTTGCCGGAGTGGTTGTCGCGGTCGGCGCCCTGGGCGATCAGCGTGATCCCCACAATCCCCCGGTTCCCAAGGGAGATTACCGGGGCTCCCGTAGGATGCAGACCGCCGTCGGAGACGTAGACCAGATCCGCTGCCAATCGCGACCTGTGCTTCCGCACGAACTCCGCCAGGCCTCCTGATCCCGACTCCTCCTCTCCCTCGAAAATGAACTTGAGGTTGATCGGAGGACCGCCGGCGGCCTCCAGCCAGGCCTTTGCCGCCAGCACGTGCGTGATCAACTGCCCCTTGTTGTCGCCTGTGCCCCGACCGTAGAGCCGGCCGTCGCGCACGGTGGGCTCAAACGGCGGGCTGTGCCACAGATCCAGCGGCTCGGGCGGCTGCACGTCATAGTGTCCGTAGAGAAGCAGCGTATGGGACTTGGGGTCCCTCGTGATCTCGCCGTAGACAACAGGCTGCGTCGGCGTTTCGATCACCTCGGATGGAATCCCAAGGTCCTTCATGATCCCTGACAGCAGCCGGGCACACTCCTTGACGCCCACATCCTGCGCGCTGATGCTGGGCTGGCGGATCAGGGTCTTGAGGATCTCCAGCGACTCATCGCGGTGTTTGTCAATGTAGCGGTGAACACGCTCAGTGGACATGCTCTAGGCCTCCTGGATGGAATTCAGGGCTGCGGCAGCAACAAGAGAAGCATCAGGACCGGGGTGCGCGCGTAGAGACTGTGGGGCAACTGCGGTGGCATGTGGATCCATGCGCCGGAGGATGCATCGAGGTCATCGGCGCCCAGCTTCAGTCGGGCCTCTCCCTGCAGAATGTGGATTATCGCCGCGGTCGAGGCGGTGTGTTCGGAGAGCTCCTGGCCGGCGGCGAAGGCGAAGAGTATGGCCTTCACCTGCCCGTCTTTGTAGATCGTTCGGCTGAGGATGCTCTCGGCCGGCGCTTCCGCGAGGGCGGCGAGGTCTGGGACGAGCGTGTAGCTCCGGTTCTCTTCGTTCATAGTCTCGACCTCCGGCATTCCGGCCTCCCGCATTGTGGTCTTCCGTAACCCGGCCTCCCGTGGCTAGCCGAAGCCCAGAAGGGCCAGTAGCCGCGTGGCCAGTCCTCCAACAACAAGCGCCAGCACGATGGTGAACCCGGAGATCGCGGCGGAGCGCCGCCAACCAAGAACCTTCGCGAGCACGGCCATCGTCGCGACGCACGGAATGTATATCGTGTTCACCAAAGCGTAGGTGAATACCTGGTTGGGTGTCATGAACGCCGACAGACTGGACGCGCCGCTGCCATACTGCATCACGGCCAGCGCCACGAGCAACTGCAGCGCGAGTTCCTTGCGCAGAACCGCGAAGATCAGAGTGAGCCCGGCCACCGCGGGCAGGCCGAGCCAGCCCTCCACGATCGGGGCCAGCGGTCGCTCGGCAAGGCGTATCAGGCCGGTCTCGTACAACGTGCCCAGGACGAAGCTGCCGACCAGGACAACCGGAACAGCCACGGTGACGAACTCGCGGGACCGCACCCATGCCTTGCGCAGGACGTTGAGCGGGGTCGGCCATCGGAACGGGAAGACTTCCATGAGAAGATCCGGCGCCCGGCCGGGCAACAGGCGGTTGAGTCCCCAGCCCGAAGCCAGAATGATGACCGCCACGGTCAGGTAGAGGAGCAGCGCCGCGCGCCATCCGCCCAAGTAGGCCACCGCGCCCATGATCACAGCGGTCCGGGCGCTGCACGGCACAAGGGCCACCAGCGTCCCGCCGATGAGCCGCTCGCGCTCGGTGCGCAGAACCCGTAGCCCCAAAATCGCCGGCACACTGCATCCGGCGCCGGCCACCAGCGGGATCGCCGCCCTGCCGTTGAGCCCGAGCCCGCCCATCAGCCGGTCGGTCAGCACCGCGGCCACGTTGAGGTAGCCACTGTCCTCCAGGACCGAAAGCAGCAGATAGAATGTGAGCACATACGGTATGCCCACGCTGATCACCGCGAGCAGACCGGCGTCCAGGCCCCACTTCATGATTCGCGTGAGGACCCCGTCACCAAACGCCCACACGGACACAGCGGCAATGACGGGCGAAGCCGTACGCGCCCACAGGGCCTCGACCAGGCCGGCCAACAAACTGCCACCCCAGAAGAGGCCC
The nucleotide sequence above comes from bacterium. Encoded proteins:
- the feoB gene encoding ferrous iron transport protein B; its protein translation is MPIGCHDAQPRDPISGDPQVALAGNPNVGKSTVFNSLTGLGAVTANYPGTTVEVSVATARVNGSRVTILDLPGTYALSGHTEDQQAARHALLEERPDAVAAILDATNLARNLYLVLQLLDLGFRVVVALNLTDEAARRGIHIDAGRLGALLGVPVVPTIATRRRGTAELMTEALGLVGQPTESRCRYSTEVEGMAARVAALLDDHDVPARGRALLLLEEGTLEGLPAGMANPEAAAEARAVARQVSERGEESLPLTIARDRHLEADRIAREVTLHPGEAQRLRLWRLATRPSTGVPLLLAVMGATFAGLFWGGSLLAGLVEALWARTASPVIAAVSVWAFGDGVLTRIMKWGLDAGLLAVISVGIPYVLTFYLLLSVLEDSGYLNVAAVLTDRLMGGLGLNGRAAIPLVAGAGCSVPAILGLRVLRTERERLIGGTLVALVPCSARTAVIMGAVAYLGGWRAALLLYLTVAVIILASGWGLNRLLPGRAPDLLMEVFPFRWPTPLNVLRKAWVRSREFVTVAVPVVLVGSFVLGTLYETGLIRLAERPLAPIVEGWLGLPAVAGLTLIFAVLRKELALQLLVALAVMQYGSGASSLSAFMTPNQVFTYALVNTIYIPCVATMAVLAKVLGWRRSAAISGFTIVLALVVGGLATRLLALLGFG
- a CDS encoding M20/M25/M40 family metallo-hydrolase, which codes for MSTERVHRYIDKHRDESLEILKTLIRQPSISAQDVGVKECARLLSGIMKDLGIPSEVIETPTQPVVYGEITRDPKSHTLLLYGHYDVQPPEPLDLWHSPPFEPTVRDGRLYGRGTGDNKGQLITHVLAAKAWLEAAGGPPINLKFIFEGEEESGSGGLAEFVRKHRSRLAADLVYVSDGGLHPTGAPVISLGNRGIVGITLIAQGADRDNHSGNKGGVAPNPVWMLAHLLSTMVDPAGRVLIEGFYDNVRPVGLVEERLLAGMEYDSQAFAATMGLDTLPMDGPTYWKRIMLEPYFNISGFASGYVGPGSKTIIPTKAECRIDVRLVVDQKTGEIFEKVKAHVARVDPRVAVLARGFGAMEASRTAPDHPAVAVVAGAIRAVRGVEPFVNLCSGGSLPNAVWPTVLGVDHIGVPYANADEGNHGPNENLSLERFYDGIHVSAEVYQALADAHGTAR
- a CDS encoding cupin domain-containing protein, coding for MNEENRSYTLVPDLAALAEAPAESILSRTIYKDGQVKAILFAFAAGQELSEHTASTAAIIHILQGEARLKLGADDLDASSGAWIHMPPQLPHSLYARTPVLMLLLLLPQP